GCCCCAGGAGGCGTAGGCGTTGTGCGGGGCGAAGAAACCGATCGTGTTGTAGCCCCAGTAGTTGTTCAGGCCCATGTCGACCAGACGGTGATCGTTCACGAACTGGTGTACGGGCATCAGCTCAAGGGCCGTGACGCCGAGCTCGGTGAGGTGCTCGATGATCGCCGGGTGCGCGAGGGCCGCGTAGGTGCCGCGCAGCTCCTCCGGCAGGCCCGGGTGCCGCATGGTGAGGCCCTTGACGTGGGCCTCGTAGATCACCGTGTGGTGGTACTCGGTGCGCGGGCGCCGGTCGTCGCCCCAGTCGAAGTACGGATTGACCACGACCGACGTCATCGTGTGCGGCGCCGAGTCCAGGTCGTTGCGCCGGTCGGGCTCGTCGAAGTGGTAGCCGTAGACCTCCTCGCCCCAGCTGACCGAACCGCTGATCGCACGCGCGTACGGGTCGAGCAGCAGTTTCGCGGAATTGCAGCGCAGCCCGCGCTCCGGGGCGTACGGGCCGTGCACCCGGAATCCGTACCGCTGCCCCGGCATGATGCCGGGCACGTACGCGTGCCGCACGAACGCGTCGCTCTCCCGGAGCTCGATCGCCGTCTCCGAGCCGTCGTCGTGCAGCAGACACAGCTCTACTCGGTCCGCGGCCTCCGTGAACACCGCGAAGTTCGTTCCGGCGCCGTCGTACGTGGCACCGAGTGGATACGCCTCTCCAGGCCAGACCTGCATGGATACGACTCTTTCAGGTGAGCGGCGCCGGTGGGGACGCCTTGGTCCCGAGTCTCCCCGAAAGTGAGGGAACCTCCTATGACTTATGTCCCTCTTACCGAGTGACCAGTGCATACGCGTTATGCCGAACCAGTGGGGCAAGTGATACTCCCGGGGCGTTTGGGGGAGTAGGGGAAAGATATGACACGGGGACCCGGTTGCAGCCCGTCCGGCAGGGGGCCGGTCCGGGCCGGGGCCGGGCGCCCGGGGACGTAGCGGAGGCGCCGGCCGAAGCGGCGAAGGATACGGGCCGTGATCCGCCGGCCGGCGACGAGACGGAGCGGGGCGGGAAGATCGCCCTGAGCCGGCAGCCGTTCCAGGCGGCGAGGACGCCGACGGGGAGCGCGGCCCGCAGCGCCTTGCCGAACCCGGGCCCGGCGAGGTCGGCGCCCCGGCGCGCCGAATCGCCCCGCGCGACGTCACCGCTATGAATCAGCTCACTCCGGCTGAGCCCGGACGGCAGAACCGGCACTGGCCGCCGCACGGTTGAGAACTACCCTGCCCATCCGGCTGCACCGCCGACCGCTCCCGGAGTACCCTTCCTTGATCGTTGGGTGGGGCCTGACGCCGCGGAGCAGGCGGGAACGTGACGCCAGGCCCCTCGGGAGTGCTCGGGGGAGCGGAAGGCGGTGCGCGGGTGGGCTCGGGAGGGCTGGAGCTGCCCCCTGGTGACGAGGGTCACGAGGGGAACTCCACAGACGTCCCGACCGGTGCCGTGTCCCTGGCACGGCCGATGGACGCGACGGGCTCGATCGGTCCGGAACTGGACTGGGACGCCGACGCCTGGCGCGAGGTGCGCACCCGCGCCCAGCGGGCCGGCCGGGCCTACATCTGGCTGAACCTCGTCGAGCAGCGGCTGCGCGCGGTCGTCGCCGCCGTCCTGCGGCCCGTCTACGAACCCGTCCACGGCGACGACTGGGTGGTGGCCGCCGCCGGACCCGCCGGGCAGGAGTGGGTGCAGCGCGCGGTCGCCGTACGCGAGGTCAGCCGCCGCAAGGGCTACCTCCTCGACCCGGCCGACGACAACGTCCTGTCCTTCCTCACCCTGCCCCAGCTGCGCGAGTTGATGGTGCAGCACTGGCCCTGCTTCGAGCCCTATTTCGACGACCGCCGGGACGTCGAGCTCGCCCTGGACGAGCTGGAGGTCACCCGGAACGTCGTCTCCCGCAACCGGGCCCTGTCCGAGGCCGTCCTGAACCAGGCCGAGCGCGCCTCCGCCCGGCTGCTGGAAATACTCGGCGCGGGCGGTGACGTGCCCTCCGCGCGCCGGCTGCCCATCGACGCGGTCGAGGACCTGGTCGGCGACCGGTACGCCGACGTGGTCGCCGTCCACCCGGACAGGGTGCGGCTGATGCGCCAGTTCCCCGCCGAGGACATCTTCGGCGGCGCCCGCCGCCTCGACGCCATCGGCATCGGCCTCAACCTGCTCGTGCAGAACTTCTCCGGCCGCCGCCTGGTCCGGCTGGCCGAGTCCGGCTGCCGGGTGCGGCTGCTGTTCCTGAACCCGGCCTCCAGCGCGGTCAAGCGGCGCGAGCGTGAACTGGGCATCAAGCGCGGCGAGCTCAGCCGGGCCGTCGAGATGAACATCCTGCACATGCGCCGGGTACGGGCCCGGCTGCGCGACCCCGGGGCCTTCGAGATCCAGGTCTTCGACGAGACGCCCCGCTTCACGGCGTACCTGGTCGACGGCGACGGTGCGGACGGCATCGCGGTCGTGCAGAACTATCTGCGCCGGACCCGTGGCATGGAGGCGCCGGTGTTCGTGCTGCGCAACAGCGGCAAGGTGGTCAAGTCGGGCGAGATCGATGAAAGCGGCCTCTTCCCCACCTATCGCGAGGAGTTCGAGGTGATGTGGGCGGATTCGCGGCCGGTGTCGTGAACCGTGCCCCGCCATGTAGTGGTTGCGGTGGTTGTGTTGGTCTGGTTGGGGTGGTTTGCCCGGCTGCCGCAGACGGCTGAGCGGAATGCGGTCCTCTGATTGTCAGTGGTGCATGGGAAGGTGAAGACCACTGGGGGAACGCACCATAGAAGGGGGGGCCGCCCATGGGCTGGCACCGGGAGCTGCTGATCGGCTTCGACCTGGAGACGACGGGCACGGATCCGCGCGAGGCGCGCATCGTCACGGGAGCCGTGATCGAGGTCAGGGGCGGGGAGCCGATGGGGCGCCGGGAGTGGCTGGCCGACCCGGGGGTGCCGATCCCCGAGGACGCGGTGGCGGTGCACGGCATCAGCAACGAGCGGGCGGCAGCCGAGGGCAGACCGGCCGACCAGGTGGCGGACGCCCTCGCCGACGTCCTCACCTCCTACTGGAAGACGGGCGTGCCGGTCGTCGCCTACAACGCCGCCTTCGACCTGACCCTGCTCTCCGCCGAGCTGCGCCGCTATCGACTGCCGTCCCTGCGCGACCGCCTGGGCGGCGTGGACCCCGCGCCGGTCATCGACCCGTACACCATCGACCGCTGGGTCGACCGCTACCGCCGCGGCAAACGCAACCTCGAAGCGGTCTGCGCCGAGTACGGCGTGGTCCTGGACTCCGCCCACGACGCCATGGCCGACGCCCTCGCAGCGGCCCGCCTGGCCGGCGCGATAGCCACCCGCCACCCCAAGATCGCGTCCCTCGGCCCGGCGGACCTCCACCGCCGCCAGATCGAGTGGTACGCGCAGTGGGCGGCGGATTTCCAGAGCTTCCTGCGCGGCAAGGGCGACGCTACGGCCTTGGTGGACGGGGCGTGGCCGTTGCGGGAGTTGGCGGACGCGTAAGCCGCGCCCGCCCGCCAGAAGGCCCGCTCCCCTCCGTCACACCGGTGCGGGCGCCGCGATGCGTTCGATGCGGGGCTTGGCCAGCCGCTCGTAGTCGGCGCCCGAGATGAGGAGCGAGCGGTCGAGCCGGGCCGCGTTGAAGTACAGCTCCGGCCGGGTCACGACGTCCGGGTCGGCGACCAGTTCGAGATCGGGGTCGAAGCTGAACGGCAGGACCGTGCCGGGCACGGCGCGGGCCAGCCGCTCGGCGGTCTCGGGATCGCTGAAGCCCACGTAGCGGGCTGCGAACAACGCCTTGACGGCGTCCAGGTCCAACCGCCGGTCCCCGGGGACGACCGCAAGGACGTGCCGTGTGGTGCGGCGGTCCACCTTGACCCGCAGCACGATGCACTTCGCGGCCTCGCAGGCCGGATGCCCGCGCAACGCGCACACGGCTTCGGTGGCGCCTTCGGGCTCGTGGTCGATGAGGCGGTAGTCGACGGAGGCCGAGTCGAGCAGGGAGATCAGGTGGTCGTAGGTGTCGTGCCGGCCGGAGTCGTCGTGGGTGCGGTCGGGCATGCGGAGTCCTTGTCGAGGGAGTGGGACGGGGGAGGCAGGCTACCGGGGGTGTCGCGGTGCGCCCGTTCCACCGCCTGCCCCCAGTACGTACCGGCCACCATCAGGGCCGCCCCGAGGCCGGTGAGGGGCGTGAGGTGTTCGCCGCCGAGGGCTGTGCCCACCGCGACGGCCCACACCGGCTCGGTGCCCAGCAGCAGGCTGGCCCGGCTGGCGGAGGTGCGCTGCACGGCCCAGGTCTGGGCCAGGAAGGCGAACACACTGCAGAACAGGGCCAGATAGACCAGCTGGGCCCAGGTCGCCGGGTCCGTGCGGACCAGCGCCGGCAGGCCCGGGGCGGCGACCGGCAGGAACAGGGCCGTGCCGACGAGGGTCTGCACCGTCGTCAGATGCAGGGGCCGGATCGCCCGCCCGGTGGTGAAGCGGCCGACCAGCGCGACATGCACGGCCCGGATCACCGCGGCGCCGAGCATCAGCAGGTCGCCGAGGCGTGGCGCGTGGAAGCCGTTGCCGGACATCAGCAGCCCGACGGCCAGGACGCACACGCCGGTCGCGGCGAAGAAGGAAAGAGGCAGCGCGCCGCGGCGAGTGCCGCGGTCGAGGAGCGGGGTGAGGACGATGGTCAGACTGATGATGAGCCCGGCGTTGGCGGCGCTGGTGTGCGCGACGCCGTAGGTCTCCACGACCAGGACCGCGGCCTGGGTCAGCCCCAGAGGCACACCGGCCCGCAGTTCGTCACGCGTCCACCGGCGCGACCCGCGCCGTCGCGCGGCGACGACGCCGAGACAGGCGAGCGCGGAGAGGGCGTAGCGGGCGAACAGCACCAGCAGGACGGGGAGCGCGGCAGTGGCCGTCTGGGCGGACAGATAACTGGAACCCCA
The genomic region above belongs to Streptomyces coeruleorubidus and contains:
- a CDS encoding YbaK/EbsC family protein, with amino-acid sequence MPDRTHDDSGRHDTYDHLISLLDSASVDYRLIDHEPEGATEAVCALRGHPACEAAKCIVLRVKVDRRTTRHVLAVVPGDRRLDLDAVKALFAARYVGFSDPETAERLARAVPGTVLPFSFDPDLELVADPDVVTRPELYFNAARLDRSLLISGADYERLAKPRIERIAAPAPV
- a CDS encoding DMT family transporter — encoded protein: MSDVRRTDAVLLLVALVWGSSYLSAQTATAALPVLLVLFARYALSALACLGVVAARRRGSRRWTRDELRAGVPLGLTQAAVLVVETYGVAHTSAANAGLIISLTIVLTPLLDRGTRRGALPLSFFAATGVCVLAVGLLMSGNGFHAPRLGDLLMLGAAVIRAVHVALVGRFTTGRAIRPLHLTTVQTLVGTALFLPVAAPGLPALVRTDPATWAQLVYLALFCSVFAFLAQTWAVQRTSASRASLLLGTEPVWAVAVGTALGGEHLTPLTGLGAALMVAGTYWGQAVERAHRDTPGSLPPPSHSLDKDSACPTAPTTTPAGTTPTTT
- a CDS encoding 3'-5' exonuclease, which gives rise to MGWHRELLIGFDLETTGTDPREARIVTGAVIEVRGGEPMGRREWLADPGVPIPEDAVAVHGISNERAAAEGRPADQVADALADVLTSYWKTGVPVVAYNAAFDLTLLSAELRRYRLPSLRDRLGGVDPAPVIDPYTIDRWVDRYRRGKRNLEAVCAEYGVVLDSAHDAMADALAAARLAGAIATRHPKIASLGPADLHRRQIEWYAQWAADFQSFLRGKGDATALVDGAWPLRELADA
- a CDS encoding SAV2148 family HEPN domain-containing protein, which produces MLGGAEGGARVGSGGLELPPGDEGHEGNSTDVPTGAVSLARPMDATGSIGPELDWDADAWREVRTRAQRAGRAYIWLNLVEQRLRAVVAAVLRPVYEPVHGDDWVVAAAGPAGQEWVQRAVAVREVSRRKGYLLDPADDNVLSFLTLPQLRELMVQHWPCFEPYFDDRRDVELALDELEVTRNVVSRNRALSEAVLNQAERASARLLEILGAGGDVPSARRLPIDAVEDLVGDRYADVVAVHPDRVRLMRQFPAEDIFGGARRLDAIGIGLNLLVQNFSGRRLVRLAESGCRVRLLFLNPASSAVKRRERELGIKRGELSRAVEMNILHMRRVRARLRDPGAFEIQVFDETPRFTAYLVDGDGADGIAVVQNYLRRTRGMEAPVFVLRNSGKVVKSGEIDESGLFPTYREEFEVMWADSRPVS